TAGTAAAACCAACTTCCATTACATTGAACTTTACAATCGATTACATTAGGAGACTGAAACAAGATTTGCAACTGTACATGAGACTTCCAATACATAACTAAACCACCACTAAGACCTACAGGAGGGACAGATACATAATTCAAGCAATCTAACTGAGCTCCCACGTCCCTAATGACATCGTCCTGCTGCTTTGTTTCGGAAAAGCATGTAATGTCCAGGAGATATTTTCGATTTATCTCCTTAAGGCGTCGAACTGTCGAGTCATTGCCTATACCTCGACAGTTCCAGCAGGCTGTCTTCATGGTGAAAGTACTGGTTCAGGGCCCACCGCGCCTCCCACTTCTTTGGTGCCATCTTCAGTTGGTTTTGTATCATCTGTCACTGAAGGTTTCTCAACCCGCTGCAGCTTACTCTCTTGACTTGTTTCACCTCTCTCCCGGTTGTTGAACATTGAAGTCTGACCATTCGCATCTGATAACCACGCTCATGTGACTTCCAAACTATAGTTATATTCTTAATCGATCCAAAAAAAAGCTGACAAAAAAAGTTGTTCATCgtaaataaaaacttttcatcaaaacaataaaaagtTAGTTGCCATCCAGTGTGGTCAAGAGAGGGCCACGGCAAGTGTAGGGCCCATTATGAATCCATCTGTACTTCACTGCAAAATTAACTTTGCCTCTACAAtagaaaacagaaacaaaatggCCAGCCGAAAAGCTCTAATTAACATCCACCGTATCATCCGCTCCACCGCGGTGGTTAACAGGAGATCCGTGATTCCAGCCGCTGCTGCCCGTTCACATCCTATTTTCCGGTATTCTAATATTTCTTGCACCGATTAACAAAAATGGATTCCGAATATTTATCTCTCTTTGATCTTTTATAGAAATGGAGTTGATTTTGCGCCGAGATTCTTCTGCGGGAACACGTCGAGTCCACAGAACTTTGATATAGATCTCTCTAgcgaagagaagaagaggattACGATTAACAGgtcttcttaatttttttatagatttggaATAAATGAATGTATAGGTGATTGAGTTTCTTTTGGTTATGCGTGTGAATATAGATTGTTGTATAGGAGCAAGCAACGAGGGTTTCTGGAACTTGATCTTGTTTTGGGGAACTGGGTTGAAGAGAATGTCAATTCCATGGACGAGAACACCGTCAAATCCCTTATTCATGTCCTCGATTTGGTATGTCTTTATCATCAGGATATTTCACATCTCAGATTCCATATATAGTTAGTTCTCTTGTGCATATATGTAGCTGCATATTATTTTGAGAAACATGTTATAGGAGTTTCTGTAACTTCTTACGTGATCTTATTATAATCTCAAAATGATGTTGTcaattgttaaataatttccCTGTATTAATATTATTGTAGAGAACATATACAAGAGTATGGATTTGCTAAGAGCAGATGATGAAAACACGATGTGATTCATAGTGGCCTCAAATACTTTTCTTgaacataactttttttttgataatagtGGTTTTGGCTCTGTGCAGGAAAACCCTGATCTTTGGAAATGGTTAACTGGTCAGGAACAACCTCCGGAGATAGTGAGCTCAAATCCGGTAAGCTCAACCCTCATGATATATCCTCCAATGTCTTAGAAAGCATAAGTAGCCAATCATTTGGTTGTAATGAATAAAGGTATTCTTGGCGTTGCACAAGAAAGTCATGACGAATCTGAACAAGCATGCAGCACCAGAGACGCGTGCAGAAGCTGGACAGCCTTGGGTCAAAGGCTGGGATGATTTCAAGAGAGGCCGTGATGCTCCGATATCAGGGAAccagtaaaataaaataaaaacactactTACGAAAGTAACaaatttccaaaaagaaaatacGTTTATATAAAAAGTATCTTTACATAGATACCGAGTAGTCTTTACCTTTTACTATTGTATGAATAAAGCGTGAGAGCATATAATGCGTCTCAGAAGTAAGGTTGAGAGAGTGAATTACAGGATGTCTTGCTTGTCGAAGTTCTTGATATATAAATACAGGTATCAAGGGATTGCGTTTGTTGAATTCGTTTTGTGTTTTCTGGATATGGGCCTgtctaaataatgtatttgttaaaaaaaaaactataaaattataactttacaACTAATTTTAATCACAATATTTATAGTATAATTTAATAAAGCACATACAGTTATACTTAATACTCTTATATTTTACACtctagagtattaatttatcaaGTCAAATCAATAAAAAGTACAATAAAAGAAGAATACAACGGTATAGTTTATATATGTATGCTAAACAAACTGAACAAGATATATTAATGCTAAAATTCAATAACCTATGAATCATTAACATGAATgtttatataaatgaaaaacatatagTTATCAAGAACAAATATTTCCGCGTCCGCGCGGATCAGAAGCTAGTTTCAACTTATGGCGAGTGTTAGACAGTAAAGTAGAGACTTTTCTTGCGCCAAAATGACCTGATCCAGCATAAGCTAGGATATTCGGGTATATTGTTTGGTTCCTGATACGGAGATCGTTTTCGGATTTGTCAGGTAATTGTACTATGTTCCTTTGTAGGAACCAATGGTGGTTCAgtttgtttttagattttttttgattGGTTCGGAAATTtcataactatttttttaataagtataTCAATAATACTACAGATTTATAGAagccttttaaaattttttttaaaaaacataataatactACAGATTCAGCCGAGTCATTAAGTGAgagttattggttgttgtattttaatggatttgaaaatccgaactaaatctagtgttattagttctatgattttcaaatatatattaaaattatgtgttattggtttagtgatttataaattatatatcaaatcaaatgttattcaatcgtacggatttactaataaatttgattttataatagatttgaatgaatttgtttggatttttttgttaaaaatacaaagactcaaatttAAGGGAAAACCTCcagatttgtaaatactaatccgaaaaaataaaaatcttcatattttacttggatttataactATTATGTGGATTTAAAAAtctgcatattttacttgggtTTATAAATATTACGTGGATTTCTAAATTACTTTGAACCTTAATttcagaaaataattaatacacGTGATGAGAGCAATCTTTCATCCTAAGCTGTATTTTCATTATGTCCATTGTTTTGGTGGTTTGGTGCTGTAATGtaaactagatcttgatccgtgCTTCAAAAGCGCGGGTTTTCTTAcaataaaaagtttaataatgttaattatttttgtatgttattatgttacaatattaaattatattaaaacatagaattttataaaattatatgatttatgaattaatttatttaaaattttgtatgtatATTGTATGTAACTCTTTCTTAGGTCCAAACATTTTGTTTGGTTCAAATAAAAACCGATCCGAATCGGTTCAGATCCAAGTCTACGACAAAGTATCTATTGGGTATATTTCAGACCCGCAGTGACGGTTTAGGTTTGGATTCTACAG
Above is a window of Brassica napus cultivar Da-Ae chromosome A10, Da-Ae, whole genome shotgun sequence DNA encoding:
- the LOC106402770 gene encoding succinate dehydrogenase assembly factor 2, mitochondrial, translating into MNPSVLHCKINFASTIENRNKMASRKALINIHRIIRSTAVVNRRSVIPAAAARSHPIFRNGVDFAPRFFCGNTSSPQNFDIDLSSEEKKRITINRLLYRSKQRGFLELDLVLGNWVEENVNSMDENTVKSLIHVLDLENPDLWKWLTGQEQPPEIVSSNPVFLALHKKVMTNLNKHAAPETRAEAGQPWVKGWDDFKRGRDAPISGNQ